A stretch of the Corylus avellana chromosome ca6, CavTom2PMs-1.0 genome encodes the following:
- the LOC132183594 gene encoding disease resistance protein RPV1-like, whose product MAFIGDCSSSSSSVTRQWAHDVFLSFRGKDTRNNFTAHLFAALDQKGINTYIDNALERGENISPALLKAIEESKISVIVLSQNYASSSWCLDELATILECKETKGQIVLPVFYKVDPSEVRYQKNSFGEAFVKHEERFKDDQMKVQRWKTALTQVANLCGCDLGTRNEHDFIQEIIEHVNSILVKETCFQVSKYPVGIESRVQDVMLLLDLKKKDSTCMVGIIGIGGIGKTTLAKAIYNSIASQFKGRCFLENVRETSKQKGLNHVQNELLSNILGGSSQMVGIVDQGVTLIEKRLQLKRILLVLDDVDELVQLEKLAGKPDWFGLGSRIIVTTRNKHLLCAYDGVVSIYPMKGLGHYEALRLFSWHAFKSDKPNDGYVNVTKDAIRYCGGLPLALTVLGSALRGRDDILHCRKNWTSTEEFLTMISKKYLE is encoded by the exons ATGGCCTTCATCGGAGATtgttcctcttcctcctcttccgTCACCCGTCAATGGGCTCACGATGTGTTCTTGAGCTTTAGAGGGAAAGATACTCGAAACAATTTTACTGCCCATTTATTTGCTGCTTTGGATCAAAAGGGAATCAACACCTACATAGATAATGCCCTCGAAAGAGGAGAGAACATTTCACCGGCACTTCTCAAAGCTATTGAAGAGTCAAAAATTTCAGTCATTGTACTCTCTCAAAACTATGCATCTTCCTCATGGTGCTTGGATGAACTTGCAACGATCCTTGAGTGTAAGGAAACAAAGGGACAAATTGTTCTACCGGTGTTTTACAAGGTAGATCCATCAGAAGTGCGatatcaaaaaaatagttttggaGAAGCATTTGTCAAACATGAAGAAAGATTCAAAGATGATCAAATGAAGGTGCAAAGGTGGAAGACAGCCCTAACACAAGTGGCCAATTTGTGTGGGTGCGATTTAGGGACAAG GAATGAGCATGACTTTATTCAAGAAATCATTGAACATGTGAATTCAATATTAGTGAAAGAAACATGCTTTCAAGTTTCCAAGTATCCAGTTGGGATAGAGTCTCGTGTACAAGATGTGATGTTGCTTTTAGATCTAAAGAAGAAAGACAGTACATGCATGGTAGGAATCATCGGAAttggtggaattggtaagacaactctaGCCAAAGCCATCTACAACTCGATTGCTTCTCAGTTTAAAGGTAGATGTTTTCTTGAAAACGTTAGAGAAACTTCCAAGCAAAAGGGTTTGAACCATGTACAAAATGAACTTTTATCAAATATCTTAGGAGGTTCAAGTCAAATGGTTGGCATTGTTGATCAAGGAGTTACTTTGATAGAGAAGAGGCTTCAACTAAAAAGGATACttttagttcttgatgatgtggatgagTTAGTCCAACTAGAAAAGTTAGCTGGAAAGCCTGATTGGTTTGGcttaggaagtagaatcatcGTAACAACAAGAAATAAACATTTACTTTGTGCATATGATGGAGTTGTATCAATTTACCCTATGAAAGGGTTGGGTCACTATGAAGCTCTTCGGCTttttagttggcatgccttcAAAAGTGACAAACCTAATGATGGTTATGTTAATGTCACAAAAGATGCAATACGTTATTGTGGAGGTTTGCCACTAGCTTTAACAGTGCTAGGCTCTGCTCTAAGAGGTAGAGACGACATACTTCATTGCAGAAAAAATTGGACGAGTACAGAGGAATTCCTAACCATGATATCCAAAaaatacttagaataa